A section of the Deltaproteobacteria bacterium genome encodes:
- a CDS encoding DMT family transporter, with product MNLPPMGPEIIALIASFSYALFTLYGWFGLRYSTALVATIVSLASRTIILWIAVFLLGGIPEFAQSSLSLFVFLGLMQSVTSLLTFVGLHKIGTARSQPLRNAYPLFSALIAVAIMQEQAGALILLGTILVVGGVILISWKPDVPPPGYRWWHILYSLSAGALAGVAFPLRRYGLSITNEPVFFAAVVAVVSLLGALPALSVSREKTAVWNKKGIVYFIVSGFFEAVGALLALVALSTGRVVVVSPIVATTPLWNLLIAVIFFKDREEVNARTVAGTIAVFSGTIAIALGR from the coding sequence ATGAATCTGCCACCCATGGGTCCCGAAATCATCGCGCTGATCGCGTCGTTCTCCTACGCGCTATTTACCTTGTACGGCTGGTTTGGCCTGCGCTATTCGACCGCTTTGGTCGCCACCATCGTTTCGCTGGCTTCGCGCACGATTATCCTCTGGATCGCGGTCTTCTTGCTGGGAGGGATACCGGAGTTTGCCCAAAGCTCACTTTCGCTGTTTGTCTTTCTCGGTCTCATGCAAAGCGTCACGAGCCTGTTGACGTTTGTCGGGCTCCACAAGATTGGCACCGCGCGCAGCCAGCCGCTGCGCAATGCCTATCCGCTGTTTAGCGCGTTGATCGCTGTCGCCATCATGCAAGAGCAGGCCGGGGCATTGATTCTGCTCGGCACCATTCTTGTGGTCGGCGGCGTGATCTTGATTTCTTGGAAACCCGATGTGCCGCCGCCCGGGTATCGCTGGTGGCATATTCTCTATTCGCTTAGCGCCGGCGCCCTGGCCGGTGTCGCTTTTCCGCTCCGGCGTTACGGTCTATCGATCACCAACGAACCGGTGTTTTTTGCCGCCGTGGTCGCCGTGGTTTCTCTGCTCGGCGCGCTACCGGCGCTCAGTGTGTCGCGCGAAAAAACCGCGGTATGGAACAAGAAAGGCATAGTCTATTTTATCGTGTCAGGTTTCTTCGAAGCGGTGGGCGCGCTGTTGGCGCTGGTGGCGTTAAGCACCGGCCGCGTCGTGGTGGTTTCGCCCATCGTGGCCACCACGCCGTTGTGGAATCTGCTGATCGCGGTGATCTTTTTTAAAGATCGCGAAGAGGTCAACGCCCGCACCGTTGCCGGCACCATCGCGGTTTTTAGCGGCACCATCGCGATTGCGTTGGGCAGATAG